The nucleotide window tgtaggcatccccctgtaagtTACCCCACCTCCACATGTCCGCCCCCTGGTAAATTAACCCGTTTCCCACCATGTAGGCATCCCTCAGTTAGCCTCAGTTAGGtagcttaccccccccccccccccccccccccccaccaccaatgCAGACATCCCCTTGTGGGAGAAAAACCCAAACAATAATACTCACCTAGCTGCATGGTCCTGCGTCTCTATCCTTTCCCCGCTCTgagcgcagtgatgtcactcgtacACCGGAGCACTgagggagggggcgggctgtTGTATCTGGAGGCAGAATGCTAAATCCGGACACAAGGGTGATTGGCAGGGCCAGGAGCCtccctgtcaatcacagccccGCATATAGCTGCGTTCAGGAGCGCTCGCAGTGAAAGTGCCAGATCAGGAAATGTAGGAGGGCatgtgtgtaacgcctggagtagtggatccactggaccgacaccagcgatggcactaacctcaccagggggcagagtctaaggggccgctggttttcaccagagcccgccgcaaggcgggatggacttgctgcggcaggcgacccccaggtcgctacccctggcttggttgctggtgtcggcaggcgaggcgtggcaggagatggcacaggcaatggtctgcaggtgagagcgcacgtgacaggctgaacacgggaacagatggagtgactggggaacaggaaccaggaacagggactagggaccaggtaacggataggactcaggaacagggactaggaccaggtaacggataggactcaggaacagggactaagaccaggtagcggaataggacacaggaacaacagggggctgggccaacgctatgggaagcatgtagaggctccaaccctaaggacagggcatgctgggatttataggggagtgattggtgccactaaccaattaggagcgcactgcccctttaaatctgagacagccggcgcgcgcgcgccctaggaggcagggacgcgcgcgccggccggcacggaccgcgacatgcacggaggagaggtgaggcgccccaggggccgaagcagcagcagcgccgggtccctacacaaggaccccggcggctgcacgggacaggaggcggtcgcggcggccacccgggacgcgggaagccgccgcggccgtgacaatgtgCAGCACAATGCTGCAGGGGATGTCAGCTCAGGGGGCCGGGTCTAATGCATTCCCTGGAGATAGTCCTGTATGGGGATAGTCCTGTATGGGGATAGTCCTGTATGGGGATAGTCCTGTATGAATAGGATAGTCCTGTATGAATAGGATAGTCCTGTATGGGGATAGTCCTGTGTGGGGATAGTCCTGTATAGGGATAGTCCTGTATAAATAGGATAGTCCTGTATGGGGATAGTCCTGTATGAATAGGATAGTCCTGTATAAATAGGATAGTCCTGTATGGGGATAGTCCTGTATGGGGATAGTCCTGTATTAATAGGATAGTCCTGCATGTGGATAGTCCTGTATGAATAGGATAGTCCTGTATGTGGATAGTGCTGTATGAATAGGATAGTCCTGTATGTGGATAGTGCTGTATGAATAGGATAGTCCTGAATGACTGGGAtagtcctgtatggggataaTCCTGTATGGAGATAGTCCTGTATGGGGATAGTCCTGTATAAATAGGATAGTCCTGAATGACTGGGATAGTCCTGTATGGGGATAGTCCTGTATGGAGATAGTCCTGTATGGGGATAGTCCTGTATGGGGATAGTCCTGTATGAATAGGATACTCCTGTATGGGGATAGTCCTGAATGAATAGCATAGTCCTGTATGGGGATAGTCCTGTATGGGGATAGTCCTGTATAGGTATAGTCCTGTATGGGGATAGTCCTGTATGAATAGGATACTCCTGTATGGGGATAGTCCCGAATGAATAGGATAGTCCTGTATGGGGATAGTCCTGTATGAATAGGATACTCCTGAATGGGGATAATCCTGTATCGGGATAGTCCTGAATGAATAGGACAGTCCTGTATGGGGATAGGCCTGTATGGGGATAGTCCTGAATGAAtataatagtcctgtatgggGATAGTCCTAAATGAATAGGATAGTCCTGTATGGGGATAGTCCTGTATGAATATGATACTCCTGTATAGGGATAGTCCTGTATGGGGATAGTCCTGAATGAATAGGATAGTCCTGAATGAATGGGATAGTCCTGTATGGGGATAGTCTTGAGTGAATGGCATAGTACTGAATAAAAGGGATAGTCCTGTATGGAGATAGTCCTGAATGGAGATAGTCCTGAATGAATAGGATAGTCCTGTATGGGGATAGTGCTGAATGAATAGGATAGTCCTGTATAGGGATAGTCCTGTATGGGGATAGTCCTGAATGAATAGGATAGTCCTGTATGGGGATAGTCCTGTATGTGGATAGTGCTGTATGAATAGGATAGTCCTGAATGACTGGGATAGTCCTGTATGGAGATAGTCCTGTATGGGGATAGTCCTGTATAAATAGGATAGTCCTGAATGACTGGGATAGTCCTGTATGGGGATAGTCCTGTATGGAGATAGTCCTGTATGGGGATAGTCCTGTATGGGGATAGTCCTGTATGAATAGGATACTCCTGTATGGGGATAGTCCTGAATGAATAGCATAGTCCTGTATGGTGATAGTCCTGTATGGGGATAGTCCTGTATAGGTATAGTCCTGTATGGGGATAGTCCTGTATGAATAGGATACTCCTGTATGGGGATAGTCCTGAATGAATAGGATAGTCCTGTAAGTGGATAGTTCTGAATGAATAGGATAGTCCTGTATAGGGATAGTCCTGTATGGGGATAGTCCTGAATGAATAGGATAGTCCTGTATGGGGATAGTCCTGTATGTGGATAGTGCTGTATGAATAGGATAGTCCTGAATGACTGGGAtagtcctgtatggggataaTCCTGTATGGAGATAGTCCTGTATGGGGATAGTCCTGTATAAATAGGATTGTCCTGAATGACTGGGATAGTCCTGTATGGGGATAGTCCTGTATGGAGATAGTCCTGTATGGGGATAGTCCTGTATGGGGATAGTCCTGTATAGGTATAGTCCTGTATGGGGATAGTCCTGTATGAATAGGATACTCCTGTATGGGGATAGTCCCGAATGAATAGGATAGTCCTGTATGGGGATAGTCCTGTATGAATAGGATACTCCTGAATGGGGATAATCCTGTATCGGGATAGTCCTGAATGAATAGGACAGTCCTGTATGGGGATAGTCCTGAATGAAtataatagtcctgtatgggGATAGTCCTAAATGAATAGGATAGTCCTGTATGGGGATAGTCCTGTATGAATATGATACTCCTGTATAGGGATAGTCCTGTATGGGGATAGTCCTGTATAGGTATAGTCCTGTATGGGGATAGTCCTGTATGAATAGGATACTCCTGTATGGGGATAGTCCTGAATGAATAGGATAGTCCTTTATGGGGATAGTTCTGAATGAATATAATAGTCCTGTACGGGGATAGTCCTAAATAAATAGGATAGTCCTATATTAGGGTATTTGGCTCAGAAACACTGAGGAAATATGaattccaatacccacatgatgttTTTTTAGGAGATTTTGGCATTTTTCTGCTCTTCTGTAGTTTTGCACACCTGCAGCAGACGGAGCGTTTGACTTCCCATTAAGTAGTGGTCTTTTCCCCTCCCTTTTTTTGCCACGTCTTTATGGGGGGAAAACGCCAGTAAAAAACGCCTATATGCATCTTGTTGTGTGTTACTGGTGTTTGTTTCCCCAATTCTAGAGaaatcctggaatcacatgacTTATAATAAAAAGCTttatgtgataggacgctgatccagggattattctggtcgccatattggagaattttctccctgtgatggggctgtTGGcttctgcctcatgagggtttttgacttattctggatcaacacagtaaggAACTATGTAACTATGCCAGTAATACAGAAACCAAGACCACAGTTACCAAACTCAAGGCCCTCCAGCTGAGGcacaactacatttcccatcatgcctccatAGCTGAAGCAGTTGATATATACCTGCTTCCCTTTTCCCTTTGGTTGTTGGATagctaaggctttggctgtccagacatgatgggcgTTGTAGTTTTGTATCCTCTGAAGACCTGCAGTTTAATACTCCTGGTCTATACTGCAGAGAAAATctcagaaaaagtgccagaaaaaaaacactgataaaacccatagtgtgaacacagctctaGGTTTAGAGGTGAGCGAATGTCACGCACGCTCAGGTCTGTCCGAGCCCGAACgctccggtggctgaagaagttggatacagcactaggaagtcctgtaaaacatttatacagccataggccgggttcacactacgtatatttcagtcagtattgtggtcctcatagcaaccaaaaccaggagtggattaaaaacacagaaaggatctgttcacacaatgttgaaattgagtggatggccgccatataacggtaaataacggccattttttcactacaaaggccgttgttttcagataacagcaaatatttgccattaaatgacggccatccactcaattacaacattgtgtgaacagagcctttctgtgtttttaattcactggtTGTggctgctatgaggaccaaatactgcctgaaatatactgtgtgtgaacccagccataggctatgttcacactacgtaaggaaCCGGCGATTCCATGATTCCTGGCGATTCCGGGTcacgaacggccggtctctgcccggatgatctttccggtcgcagagctctgatgcgggcgcatcagcgcgcacccgcatcagagcttcccacagcacacagtgaagcgagtggccggagccgcttgctttactgtgtgcactgacagggtttcctacggtcgcaattcattgaattgtggtcgcagaaaactgagatgtcagttctttgcggcgccgcacggatcGCGGGCGGAGCGTgtgcgatgtgtgtacgctccggccgggatcccacagaagcaaaggcagtgttccacaatgtgaaaagtacttttacgtagtgtgaacatagccataggctgtattcaccaggactccttagggctgcatctaacttccttAGCCACCGGAGCGTTCAGGCTCGGACAGACCTGCGCGTGCTCGAGATTCGCGTATCTCTTTCTAGGAAGCCTTGACGAGAAATAGTAAAGCTGTGAATTTTCTGCAGGTAAATCTACAGGGCAGAATTCAGATCACATGACATCCCATGGATATGGTGCAGAGGATTGTGGAGCAGATGATGTAAAGTGAAGAAGCGGATTCAGGCCAGAAGCACCCTGCAGATTTACTGCAGCAGAGCAGCCACAATCTGTgcaatgcagtgtgaacagcgccttaaaggggttgtccagtgaaagtctttttctttaaaataaactggtttcagaaaattatacagatttgtaaattacttccatttaaaaatctccagtcttccagtacttatcagctgctgtatgtcctgcaggaagtggtgtattctctccagtctgacacagtgccctctgctgccacctctgtccatgtcaggaactgtccagagcagcagcaaatccccatagaaaacctctcctgctctggacagttcctgacatggacagaggtggcagcagagagcactgtgtcagactggagagaatacatcacttcccgcaggacatacagcagctgataagtactggaagactgaagatttttatgtagaagtaaattacaaatctatacaactttttgaaaccagttgatttgaaagaaaaacacttttgttggagttcccctttaacctcacGTTTATTTTGCACttcttttattgcattttatacATTTGTATCTGCGTCTTTATCTTTGCTTTACTAAACTCACAAGAAAACGCACAAAAAGCTTCATTCGATATTGGGCAAAAAAGGGACGTTACTGGAGGCAAGTATCACCCCAAACAAATCGATATAATCTCTGATGAAAATTAACAGTGTGTGGACTGCCTGTTTTCGCATTTTTGgagcattttttttccctttgtgtaAACGTTTCGGGGCACTTGAATATTTTAAGCAAAGATCCTGTAGAATGACAAAAATGTACAAAAGTTGGGTGATAGGTCGGCGACCGGTGAAGATCACACAATGGCGCACTAAGTCCTGTGGGAGTCTGGCTCTTGGACGCTGAAGTGCAGTTGCATTCCGgctgtgtgaacaaggtctaagggccctattacacggaacgatcattgtgcgaaaaatcgttatatcgttcaaatttaaacaataacagttctgtgtaattgcaggcaacgatcggaaaatcgtttgtgtgtcgttgatcgttgatttagatctgaacctaaaattatcgttaatcattcgtttgctcaagttccacatttgttcactaatcgttcagtgtaattgcacattgctcattgttttgcCGGCATCAGATAgagttatgctgcatttacacagagcgattattcgcccgatcgtacgattaacgatttcgaagtaacgatttttttttataacgatcagcgtttagacggaacaatatatcgtacggaaaaatcgttttgtgatcgttttgcggTCGCTTAAGCCTACCTCGCCCATAGgttaaacgactgtttacacggaacgatctggatttttttgcgaacgaccaacgacgatttgagaacacgttcaaagatcaaaacgaacgatttctcgcttgtcgcttgatcgtttactgcgtttacacgtactattatcgttcgaattcgatcgttatcatgcacattcgcacgataatcgttccttgtaaacgcagcataaacgatcatagtaacgatcgcagtaaccATAGTATCTAAcaaccatcgctctgtgtaatatggtgaacgatttcaagttaacgataaacaatctcgtttgtgatcatttatcgttagtcgttaaaaatcgctttgtgtaataggtccctaagaGCGTCTGTACACGTTGCGGATAAGtcaccctgtatataccctccttataTACCACAGACTCCATGATAGTCATTGTGTTATCACGGCTCATGTGTACGGCAGTAGTtgtcaacctgtggctctccagctgctgcaaaactacaatgctcagctgtccaggcatgctgggagttgtagttttgcaacagctggagagtcatagCTTATGAGCGGTCAAGGTCAACGTTTCTATGGTAACAAATGATCAAGATTGGAACAACTAACAGTAAATCTGtcgttgttgcccatagcaattgTAGTCATTTATGGATTAAAGGCTGGGcgctaattggttgctatgggcaaccaagtcagttttactatTATAGACAATTTTACATTATAAttgttttcatccgtttcatAAGTCATCTCTTCCCATAGACAACGCCTCTACACCGTATTTTGAATGTATGTACATTTTCGCCCCAGAATGCATCGCGGCTCCACGCCATAGTTTGTCTTGTCAGGACCAACATGCACCGCACAGCACAGCACAGGGATGCGCCTATTTAAATATACCGGCCAATCGCCGCTCGACTTCTATCCGACCAATCAGGTCACTCGTCACATCCCGCCCGGCTCTTTCCGTCGCTGTGCCAGCTCGTCGTCCAATGGGGAGCCGATAGGCGCGTGACGTCACCGCCAATATAAAAGGGCTGTGGACGGCGCTTCGTTCTTCTTTCGCCTTCAGTCTCCCGCAGTGAAAGTGAGTGGCGGGCGGGAGGCGGCGCCGGGTGCGGTTCTCTCCTGCTTCAGTCTCTTATTGTCTTGTATAGGTTTAGCTCATTGTGTGGTTGGTATAGAGTCCTGATTGTTAGTGCAGCCATTGTTCTCTTCTGTCAGCCTGCTGCCCCTATAAGACACTTGCCCTTCACTATGTAGCCTATAAACTTGAACTTGACCACATTTTCTCTTTTGCTTCCTTTAAGCATGGCCGCCAACAAGGAACAGACCTTCATCGCTGTCAAGCCTGATGGCGTCCAGCGCGGCCTCATCGGGGAAATCATCAAGCGATTCGAGCAGAAGGGATTCCGTCTGGTGGCCATGAGGATGCAGCAGgtgactactactcccatcatccttaTTCCTAATCTCAGGTCCTGGGGGGCCCGTCTTCTGGTATCTGACTGATGTCCTGGTGGGCCTGGCTGGCGCCTCTATGGATGAGACGTCCTGGGGGGCCCGTCTTCTGGTACCTCTATGGCTGAGACGTCCTGGGGGGCCCGTCTTCTGGTATCTGACTGATGTCCTGGTGGGCCTGGCTGGCGCCTCTATGGATGAGACGTCCTGGGGGGCCCGTCTTCTGGTACCTCTATGGCTGAGACGTCCTGGGGGGCCCGTCTTCTGGTACCTCTATGGCTGAGACCTCCTGGGGGGCCCGTCTTCTGGTACCTCTATGGCTGAGACCTCCTGGGGGGCCCGTCTTCTGGTATCTGACTAATGTCCTGGTGGGCCTGGCTGGTGCCTTTATGGCTGAGACGTCCTGGGGGGCCCGTCTTCCggcgcctctatggctgagaCGTCCTGGGGGGGCCCGTCTTCCggcgcctctatggctgagaCGTCCTGGGGGGGCCCGTCTTCCggcgcctctatggctgagaCGTCCTGGGGGGGCCCGTCTTCCggcgcctctatggctgagaCGTCCTGGGGGGGCCCGTCTTCCggcgcctctatggctgagaCGTCCTGGGGGGGCCCGTCTTCCggcgcctctatggctgagaCGTCCTGGGGGGGCCCGTCTTCCggcgcctctatggctgagaCGTCCTGGGGGGGCCCGTCTTCCggcgcctctatggctgagaCGTCCTGGGGGGGCCCGTCTTCCggcgcctctatggctgagaCGTCCTGGGGGGGCCCGTCTTCCggcgcctctatggctgagaCGTCCTGGGGGGGCCCGTCTTCCggcgcctctatggctgagaCGTCCTGGGGGGGCCCATCTGCCCTAGGGTTCCTTTGACTTTGTTTTATATTTTGAAGCCCCTCTCTGGTACCCCTCTGACTGTTAACTGCGGGGGCCCTGTCTGCCCTTTAGTCCCTGTTTGACAACCTGGGGCCTCATCTAGTACTACTGACTGACATACTAGGGGCTCTGTCTGCCCTCCGCTACCTCTAGCTTTGTATGATATCCTGGGGGCCCCGTCTGCACTCTGCCATTACATCCAGGGCCCTGTCTAATACTGCTATGACTTTGACATACTAGGGGCTTCGTCTAACTTTGTATGATATCCTGAGGGCCATGTCTGGTGCTTCTGATGGTATGACGTCCTGGGGGCCCCGTGTGCTTTCGGCTACCTCTATGACCTTGCTTCCTTTTCTTCCGTGTGACGCATTAGGCCTCCAGGCTTCCGGGTTGGCATAAGAAACTTGACTCTGtggtgttaaccctttgaggtgTATGGCGACTCATGTGTCACTTGGGGTGATGTTTCTGTGCCGTAGTGTCGCATTCTCCTCTGTATTTGCTGCCTCCTTCCCCTTGGAGGGTTTCTCACTTACCAGGTGTCTATCTTCTCCTCCCAGGCTTCCAAGGAGCTTCTGCAGGAACATTACATCGACCTTAAGGATCGTCCCTTCTACAAAGGTTTGGTGGAATACATGAACTCCGGCCCTGTGGTCGCCATGGTTAGTGCCCGCTGGGGACTTGTCCCCCTCCTGTCACGGGTGCATCAGGACTTGTATAACTTTCCTACATTACACGAGTCCTGTCTCTCTCCTGCAGCTGTAAAACTACAGCAGCCAGCAGGCCCTGAGAGCCAAAGGCTGGAGAGACGGATTGGGGATCAGTGATACAGCTAGACTGGTGGTTTAGGCTGAATGGGTAGTCCTGATCCTTAAACCTGCCTAAGGTGTTCTGCCCTGTAGTCTGGTTATAGTAGGGTCTTCTCCACCTGCATATTGTAGCTGTGACCCCTCGCAGTGAAGAATCTTGTGTAGAGAACGCTTGGTCAGGCTTGTAACACTTATTTTTACCTTGTAGGTCTGGGAAGGGTTGAATGTGGTGAAGACTGGTCGTGTGATGCTGGGTGAGACCAACCCTGCTGACTCCAAGCCCGGCACCATCCGGGGAGACTTCTGTATCCAGGTTGGCAGGTTAGTAGCTGCTGTGACTTATTTCCTTGTGGTTGGCATGGACTCTTCAGGGTGTTGCTCTCAGCAATTCCCGGACtataactcccaccatgccctgacagcagtAGGTGTGGGGTGGATCGTGTGGCTGAGATGAGACCTCTTTACACATTGTTAATTTTAATGGATTAGGGCAGTGTTGGCtgtggcactacaactcccagcatgcactgttcTGTGCTTTCTAGGCATGCAGGTAGTCAGGGCATTGTGCTGTAAGTCCATCACTTCTCGGTAGTCCCCTTTAAACCTAGAGTACTTGACATTGCGGGGGGTCTTGGTTCTCTTGGGGTCAGAGGTTGTGGAGCTGCCGGAGTGCTGGCTGCTAATCCAGTGCAATGTGACTTCTCATCTGCCTCGGGATTAACCTTTCATGTGTCAATCCTAGCAGACAGCTCCCGATGCAGATTAGAGTAATACCCATCTCCTGTCTGCAGAGTCCATCCCGTCGTGTTACTTTGCCCTTGTCTTCATTTAACCTGTACTTAACGTGTCTTATACTCCAGCCGTATAGATGTGGTCAGCTGTGCTGCACTTAGGAGATGTAGGGTTTATATGATCTGACCTGTCACACCCTGCTCCTCCCGCTCACGGACTTTCCTCCTCTCCGCAGGAACATCATCCACGGCAGTGACTCTGTGGAGAGTGCCAAGAAGGAGATTGCCTTGTGGTTCAAGCCTGAGGAGCTGACCAATTACACAAGCTGTGCCTACCAGTGGGTGTGTGAGAACTGAGCGCCCCTCTCCTGCTCACACCGCCATGTGTTCCGTTACTTCTCTATATAAGTATTACACCCCAGAGGccatgctccggccgggaccaaTCCAACATGTTAATAAAACCTCCAACCTGGTTTGCACAATCTGATCTGCTGCTGtggttcctggggggggggggaataatcctTATGGGACAGGGCAACATGCAGGGTTATTacaggtcagctgtcagtcacatggAGATCTGAACACCCAAAATGACATCTGAGGCTTATTGAAGGGTGAGGTTTGGTGATATGAAGTGGGGATATGTCTGGTTTTTATCAGGTGTCTGGGTGTTCAGGCTGCCACTGACTGCTAGATGGTTTGGGGAGAAGCACTAGGCTGGGGGCTTCTCTCCATGGCTTGCTGCAGCAAAGAGCAAATCTTAGGGGCagacttatcaaactggtataaaatagaattcttagttacccctagcaaccaatcagattccactcgtCATACCTCAGATTGTTTGAataaaatgtggaatctgattggctgctaggggtaactaagacaattctactttacaccagtttggtaaatctcctGCAGTGAAACCCATAGAGCAGCATGCTGATGCTGGAGAGGGAAGTGCTCGTCTTGTGCTTCGCCTGGCTCCGTACAGTGAGCACACAGACCCAAAACAATATTTTGACAAATCAGACTGACAGTATTCACATTAATCCTGTTGAAGGGCTGAGCTGTCACTGTTGGCAGCGAAAGGGAatacttagggccagttcacacagtaaaactgGCCAGCctctgtcatactggcagtcgtcatactggcagtctatgggaggctcgcgctcc belongs to Dendropsophus ebraccatus isolate aDenEbr1 chromosome 9, aDenEbr1.pat, whole genome shotgun sequence and includes:
- the LOC138801584 gene encoding nucleoside diphosphate kinase A1 — protein: MAANKEQTFIAVKPDGVQRGLIGEIIKRFEQKGFRLVAMRMQQASKELLQEHYIDLKDRPFYKGLVEYMNSGPVVAMVWEGLNVVKTGRVMLGETNPADSKPGTIRGDFCIQVGRNIIHGSDSVESAKKEIALWFKPEELTNYTSCAYQWVCEN